The Bombus fervidus isolate BK054 chromosome 3, iyBomFerv1, whole genome shotgun sequence genome includes a window with the following:
- the Dom gene encoding domino helicase isoform X1, with protein sequence MSDKQTAPILPPLNGGGGNNGGSNGGAPQQTVNLQQVLATAQGLNVLTTGAGQQFVITSQVPGLTQVIPSNATTNTNIQQVGVTRIVNISGTPPRAGSVGVAGASSSPLTSPTRQGSPKVVLATSPKLVRTSIGNMFVAPTSQASVHHSPPARKKLKLTDSTEKHTMLADDAMGYRRRIMEHKMKRMRAIREKYVENASELFFLHAGGNIMDFQTWRKRPPTPQYLHFLRQHRLDPDDDDEDLTAPLPAISEIPLTPTATTVSTIVPVNQCTEVKISGMNVAPVAVSTTLPAAVAQLNQQGHVPGRPQGGRHGMVFAFRAAIQSSPVTAHPPPTSSTLAPTLIIGNAPVVPGSPKPVTTTVTSPVIDKSTIATSITTTITTMTTPTLTFTGATTTTATATTVTKTSSAPTIPTQPVVKLVKLPASNAATSCDITNNQEQIVEKAKQEAYVMQRIAELQREGLWSERRLPKVQEPPRTKAHWDYLLEEMVWLAADFAQERKWKKAAAKKCARMVQKYFQEKAIQAQKAEKSQELRLKKIASFIAKEIKTFWTNVEKLVEYKQQTRLEEKRKQALDQHLNFIVGQTEKYSTWLTEGLNKTDGPQSVPASMNSSRISSPIPPGKSHSDEDFQPNQSSDDDEETIAKAEEELKSVTNHKEEVELLKKESELPLEDLLKELPPDYLENRNKSLSPASKGVEEESEKTTDGDMDFVAASDESSDEEETIMEQEKLEENADYKQELDDLKAENEMSIDELIAKYGNMSDVPIDVEQEPIQESDKESIKEEAQENDEESTSNESESEESDNEVDEEESQTQTDNEADIGLKSLLEDVSMEKSSNDKTAEMDHSNARDEMDNVAALAESIQPKGNTLLTTSVVTKIPFLLKHPLREYQHIGLDWLVTMYDRKLNGILADEMGLGKTIQTIALLAHLACEKGNWGPHLIIVPTSVMLNWEMECKKWCPGFKILTYYGTQKERKQKRTGWTKPNAFHICITSYKLVIQDHQSFRRKKWKYLILDEAQNIKNFKSQRWQLLLNFQTQRRLLLTGTPLQNNLMELWSLMHFLMPNVFQSHREFKEWFSNPVTGMIEGNSEYNENIIRRLHKVLRPFLLRRLKTEVEKQLPKKYEHVVMCRLSKRQRYLYDDFMSRAKTKETLASGNLLSVINVLMQLRKVCNHPNLFEVRPTVSPFQMEAIEYVTASLVWSALDYDPFKHIDLSSINILLCDLELSLTAFVAHRVRRLQTPRKLIEEIDTQPDPSPRCPPGKIKINVRLSNQVKPSSVPRQTQTKLKNLTGILPTPKVGTSPLIKTANNQSTPGQGVTLKVAGGQQLQGYSVQLVQHQGSVKAIPVGTLAHNPQSTTVTPTTAATSAQRITVGNANIIDGLQRLATQTVAVKQGDSVQRIAMPNLAQVVQTSIGRHIILTSNQQNTNTVSFPVMTPCVPRLKVLPKSLMGLSTSATTVNKVIGGVVTTTSGTSGRPVMRVPPLNVTAQSPAGNGQSQQQSNRCGIVTRHAQKESEKAQMKERPKSEFYLPQLEEERKQRRQAKLRLLANTNERRCAACPLYGEDLFMALRIGKPSTACRWHNGWVHCATAKDNARTRRQFFSRTEALAEAIKSTEQIVEELKEVFERFVVHVPAVCAPTPRFHVSHPPPHKLFAQRRIQMELQRQLSPKLALFHPVASAMMTQFPDPRLIQYDCGKLQSLHQLLRKLKSENHRVLIFTQMTRMLDVLEAFLNFHGHIYLRLDGTTKVDQRQVLMERFNGDKRIFCFILSTRSGGVGVNLTGADTVIFYDSDWNPTMDAQAQDRCHRIGQTRDVHIYRLVSEKTVEENILKKANQKRLLGDLAIEGGNFTTAYFKSSTIQDLFNIDQSENDATTRMAEVLEQNRDREKFLQKDNQGQTLEDKVAMGALESALAAAEEDLDVQAAKTAKAEAVADLAEFDENIPLDDADRDDMQVSKAELEVQNLVSQLTPIERYAMKFVEESEGTFSAAQLAAAERELEEQKKEWELDRLRALREEEERRMRLADDDEKPLTFGREDAQNQVNSASNSKKLVNKKLPPNRRRNSRKNISKSAQESESETETTTESESESQEDVVEDSLDEESSHTESQSQGDEDEEEEEAHDQNDSEKGGYPKRKNRSNKSFSQNHFDLNSPRTRSRGNVKINLWTLDVSPILPGIKPKCRGRASNLRKQRELEMRMKAEESFILPLPPVSSPKKLNNTNISNKPNEEDNTVNEKEVVTADLKHTDAEKNTILPVDEKRSESIENCKVIVNHCTIATSSPKSNYDKTVIDESNTTIPLDSLEIETCSQSGNSSGISEQSKDLEEDIIDNKDGGEATQQLTESTTSSIYITKLMSIEMAQSSNLEGAASCNDDSEYSNVDLISQNSSTRSVVMESNMVKRISDSKCLKSSMTLEIDEEINISEDSLIAPLKNKIVVHDTDENTESTTKKLVSDTVSKSKITSSAIDESNTGLKEELLISNAESNVLKNKTVDELQDINISNDEYSLKNDTRAQSPIETKEDMDMKEISTNNKQYDESTSNSDTTNKSANDNESISVIESSSSQEPSSSKQEDYTKLDECVRDEDDTKVQSTSSTQNNDNTFSFDTLGSNESSGSESNTENKIKFRKPDTISYGVTTRSAKVNVSVENTENKNLILSSSDTYESQGSEISNSNSNTHRKETSKVTQIRRPDTPRPTIEHSRITRSSAIRSLTPPPNPNSTKSSQKRRPDTPLPECFRSSPRLATRSVSNLTSSLRNEEQNTASYEKPMTRRSKTLDNGVLNPTVFRRSSSIPPMKPTSDSKDCASSISTRCKRNSESTSTNTSTPRRRPDTPVPTFEQGSRVTRSGLNFTLNSAKGPNHVSNKGNKHIRKIDSSSDSKSQEEESSTVSPLSGRTETLNTDSNGNAVVSETFPKQDDSTLSSFSEINEKPQRTAKVVAILTLDTRSNHTSKASSSVHTRTSNCNSSDTKNNKKNADSNSNSTSDSSGKNCVLRISDVTPNCKVDGWCDSGLDTGSRDRVSSNVFSNVASTYTSSNKAGKSPTLNKNTSLNSKLKTDKVPIQSTVIALVDLDNDSNYDSSDGSKKLRRKIKRTRLSSFAKPLISGKTNESQIADTLDDEEQIPPMKKSIRTQLTPPPPSSQTTQLEKFSSGTIS encoded by the exons ATGAGTGATAAGCAGACTGCACCTATTTTACCACCCCTCAATGGGGGTGGAGGAAATAATGGGGGTAGCAATGGAGGTGCACCGCAACAGACTGTTAATTTACAACAAGTTCTTGCTACTGCCCAAGGACTTAATGTCCTTACTACAGGTGCTGGACAGCAATTTGTTATTACTTCACAGGTCCCTGGTCTTACACAG GTTATACCAAGTAATGCAACAACAAATACAAACATTCAACAAGTTGGTGTTACAAGAATTGTTAATATCAGTGGTACACCACCACGTGCAGGTAGTGTGGGAGTTGCAGGTGCAAGTAGTTCACCTCTTACATCTCCTACTCGCCAGGGTTCACCTAAAGTTGTTTTAGCAACATCTCCAAAACTTGTTCGAACTTCTATTGGAAATATGTTTGTTGCACCAACCTCGCAAGCTTCTGTGCATCATTCACCACCTGCAAGAAAAAAGTTGAAATTAACAGATTCTACTGAAAAACATACTATGCTTGCCGATGATGCAATGGGTTACAGAAGGAGAATTATGGAACATAAAATGAAAAGGATGCGTGCAATAAGAGAGAAATATGTAGAGAATGCATCagaattattctttcttcatGCTGGAGGCAATATAATGGATTTTCAAACATGGAGGAAGAGACCTCCAACACCCcaatatttgcattttttacGGCAACATAGATTAGATCcagatgatgatgatgaagaTTTAACAGCTCCACTGCCAGCAATATCAGAAATTCCACTAACACCAACTGCAACAACTGTTTCTACAATAGTTCCTGTGAATCAGTGTACAGAAGTAAAAATTTCTGGAATGAATGTTGCTCCAGTTGCGGTGTCCACGACATTGCCTGCTGCAGTAGCTCAACTTAATCAACAAG GACATGTACCAGGTAGGCCTCAAGGGGGCCGCCATGGCATGGTGTTTGCCTTCAGAGCAGCAATTCAGTCTTCACCAGTCACCGCTCACCCTCCACCTACTTCTTCTACTCTAGCACCCACGCTCATTATAG GTAATGCACCAGTAGTTCCAGGTTCACCGAAACCTGTGACAACAACTGTTACAAGTCCAGTGATAGATAAATCTACAATAGCTACATCCATTACAACAACTATTACTACAATGACTACTCCTACCCTTACTTTTACTGGAGCTACCACCACCACAGCTACTGCTACTACTGTTACTAAAACATCTTCTGCGCCTACTATACCTACTCAGCCTGTAGTTAAACTTGTTAAGTTACCTGCCTCTAATGCAGCTACGTCATGTGATATCACAAATAACCAAGAACAAATTGTAGAGAAGGCAAAACAG GAAGCATACGTTATGCAAAGGATTGCGGAATTACAGCGGGAAGGATTATGGTCAGAAAGAAGGTTGCCTAAGGTACAAGAACCACCTCGTACAAAGGCTCACTGGGACTATTTGTTAGAAGAGATGGTTTGGCTAGCTGCTGACTTCGCTCAAGAACGGAAGTGGAAAAAAGCTGCAGCGAAAAAGTGTGCGCGTATGGtacagaaatatttccaaGAGAAAGCAATTCAAGCACAAAAAGCTGAAAAATCACAAGAACTTAGGTTAAAGAAAATTGCTAGTTTTATTGCAAAAGAAATCAAAACTTTCTGGACAAACGTGGAAAAA TTAGTGGAATATAAACAACAGACGAGGCttgaagagaaaagaaagcagGCACTAGATCAAcacttaaattttattgtgGGTCAAACAGAGAAATATTCAACATGGTTAACTGAAGGACTTAATAAAACTGATGGTCCTCAAAGTGTGCCAGCCTCCATGAATAGTTCACGTATTTCTTCTCCAATACCACCCGGAAAATCTCATTCTGATG AGGATTTTCAACCAAACCAAAGCTCAGATGATGATGAAGAAACCATAGCAAAAGCCGAAGAAGAATTGAAATCTGTGACAAATCATAAAGAAGAAGTTGAACTGCTGAAAAAAGAATCAGAGCTACCCCTAGAAGATCTCCTTAAAGAGTTACCACCTGATTACttggaaaatagaaataaaagtttatcaCCTGCATCAAAAGGAGTAGAGgaa gAGAGTGAAAAGACAACAGATGGTGATATGGATTTTGTTGCCGCATCGGATGAATCCTCCGATGAGGAGGAGACTATTATGGAACAAGAAAAACTGGAAGAAAATGCGGATTATAAACAAGAATTAGATGATcttaaa gctgaaaatgaaatgtctATCGATGAACTTATTGCCAAATATGGTAACATGTCAGATGTGCCAATAGATGTTGAACAAGAACCTATACAAG AGTCAGATAAAGAAAGCATAAAAGAAGAAGCTCAGGAAAATGACGAAGAATCTACGAGTAACGAAAGTGAAAGTGAAGAGAGTGACAACGAAGTTGATGAGGAAGAGTCTCAAACACAAACTGATAATGAAGCCGATATTGGACTTAAATCTCTCTTAGAAGATGTATCCATGGAAAAATCATCAAATGATAAG ACTGCAGAGATGGACCATTCAAATGCTCGCGATGAAATGGATAACGTCGCAGCATTGGCAGAAAGTATCCAACCTAAAGGAAATACTTTACTTACCACCAGT GTTGTTAcgaaaattccatttcttctgAAACATCCCCTTCGAGAATATCAACATATAGGATTAGATTGGCTTGTTACAATGTACGACAGGAAATTAAATGGTATTTTAGCAGACGAAATGGGTTTGGGTAAAACCATACAAACGATTGCTTTACTTGCGCATTTGGCATGCGAAAAAGGAAATTGGGGTCCTCATCTCATAATAGTACCAACATCTGTGATGCTTAACTGGGAAATGGAATGTAAGAAATGGTGTCCAGGATTTAAGATTTTGACTTATTACGGAACgcaaaaagaaaggaaacaaaaaagaaCAG gTTGGACTAAACCTAACGCTTTTCATATTTgcataacatcatataaaCTGGTTATACAGGATCATCAAAGCTTTAGAAGGAAAAAGTGGAAATATCTTATATTGGACGAAgctcaaaatataaaaaatttcaaatcacAGAGATGGCAATTACTATTGAATTTTCAAACCCAACG ACGATTATTGCTTACTGGCACACCTCTACAGAATAACTTAATGGAACTGTGGTCATTGATGCATTTTTTAATGCCGAATGTATTTCAGTCACATAGAGAATTTAAAGAATGGTTTAGTAATCCTGTTACTGGGATGATAGAAGGAAATAGTGAatacaatgaaaatattattcgtcGTCTGCATAAG GTTTTGCGGCCTTTTTTATTACGAAGATTAAAAACAGAAGTAGAAAAACAATTACCCAAAAAGTATGAGCACGTCGTCATGTGCCGTTTATCAAAACGTCAGCGATACCTATACGATGATTTTATGTCCAGAGCGAA AACAAAGGAGACCCTCGCTAGTGGCAATCTGTTAAGTGTGATTAATGTATTAATGCAATTACGGAAGGTATGCAACCACCCAAATTTATTTGAAGTTAGACCTACTGTATCACCATTTCAAATGGAAGCTATTGAATATGTCACAGCTTCGTTAGTATGGAGTGCTCTTGATTATGATCCATTTaag cATATCGATCTATctagtattaatattttattatgtgaTTTGGAGTTAAGTCTTACTGCGTTTGTGGCGCATAGAGTCAGACGATTGCAAACACCACGCAAGCTTATAGAAGAAATAGACACACAACCAGATCCGTCTCCGAGATGTCCACCTggaaagattaaaattaatgttagATTATCTAATCAAGTTAAGCCGTCATCCGTACCGCGGCAGacacaaacaaaattaaagaatttgacTGGAATATTGCCTACTCCAAAAGTTGGAACGTCTCCTTTGATAAAAACGGCAAATAATCAAAGCACTCCAGGGCAAG gTGTCACACTAAAAGTAGCAGGTGGCCAACAGTTGCAAGGATATTCCGTACAATTAGTTCAACATCAGGGTAGTGTAAAAG CAATTCCTGTTGGAACGCTAGCACATAACCCACAAAGTACAACAGTGACACCAACTACAGCAGCAACGAGTGCACAAAGGATTACAGTAGGGAATGCAAATATTATAGATGGACTGCAACGTCTAGCAACGCAAACAGTTGCAGTTAAACAAGGTGATTCCGTCCAAAGAATAGCAATGCCTAATCTTGCACAAGTGGTTCAAACATCTATTGGTAGACATATCATTCTGACTTCAAATCAACAAAACACTAACACAG TTTCATTTCCAGTAATGACTCCATGTGTACCACGTTTGAAAGTTTTACCAAAATCTTTAATGGGCCTATCTACCTCGGCAACTACAGTAAACAAAGTTATAGGAGGAGTGGTTACAACTACAAGCGGAACAAGTGGAAGACCTGTTATGAGGGTGCCACCTCTTAATGTCACTGCACAGTCTCCTGCTGGCAATGGACAATCTCAACAACAATCGAACCGTTGTGGTATTGTTACTAGACACGCACAAAAAGAATCAGAAAAGGCACAAATGAAAGAACGTCCAAAATCCGAATTTTATTTG CCACAATTAGAAGAAGAACGGAAACAAAGAAGACAAGCTAAACTTCGTCTACTTGCAAATACTAATGAAAGACGATGTGCCGCATGCCCTCTCTATGGAGAAGATTTGTTTATGGCATTAAGAATTGGTAAACCATCTACGGCATGTCGGTGGCATAATGGTTGGGTTCACTGTGCAACTGCTAAAGATAATGCACGTACACGGAGGCAGTTCTTTTCTCGCACAGAAGCACTTGCAGAGGCGATCAAAAGTACAGAACAAATTGTTGAGGAGCTGAAGGAAGTTTTTGAGAG GTTTGTTGTACATGTTCCTGCTGTGTGCGCCCCTACGCCACGTTTTCACGTTTCTCATCCTCCTCCACATAAATTGTTCGCTCAACGACGTATACAAATGGAATTACAACGTCAACTATCGCCAAAATTGGCATTGTTCCATCCAGTAGCTAGTGCAATGATGACGCAGTTCCCAGATCCCAGATTGATACAGTATGACTGTGGAAAATTGCAATCTTTACATCAACTTCTTAGAAAGCTTAAATCTGAGAACCATagagttttaatttttacacaaATGACCAGAATGTTAGATGTATTAGAAgcttttcttaattttcatgGACACATATATCTACGTTTGGATGGTACTACTAAAGTAGATCAGCGGCAG GTTTTGATGGAAAGATTTAATGGAGACAAacgaatattttgtttcattttgtcGACAAGATCTGGAGGTGTAGGTGTGAATCTTACAGGAGCAGACAccgttatattttatgatagtGATTGGAATCCTACGATGGATGCCCAAGCACAAGACAGGTGTCATAGAATAGGTCAAACACGTGATGTACATATCTACag GTTAGTAAGTGAAAAAACcgtagaagaaaatattctgaaaaagGCCAATCAGAAGAGACTACTTGGAGACTTAGCTATCGAGGGTGGTAATTTCACAACTGCTTATTTCAAAAGT TCTACGATTCAAGATCTGTTTAACATCGATCAATCGGAGAATGATGCAACGACTCGAATGGCCGAAGTATTGGAACAAAATAGAGATCGAGAGAAGTTCTTGCAAAAGGATAATCAAGGTCAAACTTTAGAGGATAAAGTAGCGATGGGTGCGCTTGAAAGCGCTCTTGCTGCTGCTGAAGAGGATCTTGATGTACAAGCCGCAAAGACTGCTAAAGCAGAGGCTGTTGCTGATTTAGCAGAATTTGACGAAAATATACCTTTGGATGACGCGGACAGAGATGACATGCAAGTTAGCAAGGCCGAGCTTGAAGTACAAAATTTAGTATCTCAG TTAACACCCATAGAACGTTACGCGATGAAGTTTGTCGAGGAATCAGAGGGTACATTTTCTGCGGCACAACTTGCTGCAGCCGAACGTGAACTCGAAGAACAGAAGAAAGAGTGGGAGTTGGATCGGCTACGAGCGTTGCGCGAggaggaagaaaggagaaTGCGATTAGCAGATGACGATGAGAAGCCTTTGACGTTTGGACGCGAGGATGCGCAAAATCAGGTTAATAGTGCTAGTAATTCTAAGAAATTAGTCAATAAGAAACTCCCACCGAATAGGAGGAGGAATTCGCGTAAGAATATTAGTAAAAGTGCTCAAGAATCGGAAAGTGAAACTGAGACTACTACAGAATCAGAATCAGAGTCACAAGAAGATGTGGTAGAAGATAGCCTTGACGAAGAGTCGAGTCATACGGAAAGTCAAAGTCAAGGCGACGAGGatgaggaggaggaagaggcaCACGATCAAAATGATTCTGAAAAGGGTGGATATCCCAAACGTAAGAACCGTTCTAATAAATCATTTAGTCAAAATCATTTCGATCTGAACAGTCCACGGACGAGATCAAGGggaaatgttaaaattaatttgtggACATTGGACGTAAGTCCTATCTTGCCTGGTATAAAACCGAAATGCCGAGGTAGAGCCAGCAATTTGCGTAAACAACGTGAGCTTGAAATGAGGATGAAAGCAGAagaaagtttcattttacCTTTGCCACCAGTTTCAAGTCCGAAAAAGTTAAATAATACCAACATTTCGAATAAACCCAATGAAGAAGATAATACTGTGAATGAGAAAGAGGTGGTAACAGCTGATTTAAAACATACAGATGctgaaaaaaatacaattctgCCTGTTGATGAAAAGCGATCTGAAAGCATCGAAAATTGTAAAGTGATTGTAAATCATTGTACCATTGCAACTTCTTCGCCAAAATCGAACTACGATAAAACTGTCATAGACGAATCTAATACCACCATACCTTTAGATTCGTTAGAAATAGAAACGTGTTCTCAATCAGGTAATTCATCGGGCATATCAGAACAGAGTAAAGATTTAGAAGAAGATATAATTGATAACAAAGACGGTGGTGAAGCAACACAACAGTTAACAGAGAGTACCACATCttcaatatatattacaaagttAATGTCCATAGAAATGGCGCAATCTAGTAATTTAGAAGGTGCTGCAAGTTGTAATGACGATTCCGAATATTCTAACGTTGATTTGATCTCACAGAATAGTAGTACTCGTTCAGTTGTAATGGAATCGAATATGGTAAAAAGAATTTCTGATTCGAAATGCCTGAAAAGTTCAATGACTTTGGAGATAgatgaagaaattaatatatcggAAGATTCATTGATTGCTcccttaaagaataaaatagtcGTTCACGATACAGATGAAAATACTGAATCTACAACAAAGAAATTAGTAAGTGATACTGTTTCTAAGAGTAAGATAACTTCATCTGCCATTGATGAATCAAATACGGGGTTAAAAGAAGAACTACTTATCTCTAACGCGGAAtcgaatgtattaaaaaataaaactgtagacGAGCTccaagatataaatatttctaatgacgagtatagtttaaaaaatgatacaaGAGCGCAGAGTCctatcgaaacgaaagaagacatggatatgaaagaaatttcaacaaataataaacaatacgATGAAAGTACTTCAAATTCAGATACAACAAATAAGTCTGCCAATGATAATGAATCCATTTCTGTGATAGAATCAAGCTCTAGTCAAGAACCTAGTAGCAGCAAACAAGAAGACTATACTAAATTAGATGAATGTGTGCGCGACGAAGATGACACAAAAGTTCAGTCGACCTCATCGACACAAAACAATGACAATACCTTTTCCTTTGATACTTTAGGCTCGAATGAATCAAGTGGATCTGAATCTAACACAGAAAATAAGATTAAATTTCGCAAACCAGATACAATATCTTACGGAGTGACTACAAGGAGCGCGAAAGTAAACGTTAGCGTAGAAAatactgaaaataaaaatttgatattatctAGTAGTGATACATATGAAAGTCAAGgaagtgaaatttcaaattcaaattcgaaTACTCATCGTAAAGAAACTAGCAAAGTAACACAGATTCGAAGGCCCGACACACCTCGACCGACGATAGAACATTCTAGGATTACAAGATCAAGTGCAATCCGTTCTTTAACACCTCCACCGAATCCAAATTCCACAAAATCATCGCAAAAAAGACGACCAGACACTCCTTTGCCTGAATGCTTTAGATCTTCTCCACGATTAGCGACCAGGTCTGTGTCAAATTTGACTTCGTCACTAAGAAACGAAGAACAAAATACAGCGTCATATGAAAAACCCATGACGCGTAGGTCAAAGACTTTGGATAATGGTGTTTTGAATCCAACTGTGTTTCGAAGAAGCAGTTCAATACCACCTATGAAACCAACATCCGATTCGAAAGATTGCGCTAGTTCTATTTCAACTAGATGTAAAAGAAACAGTGAATCTACAAGTACGAATACAAGTACACCGAGACGACGACCGGATACACCTGTTCCTACCTTTGAACAAGGATCGAGAGTTACTCGATCTGGATTGAATTTTACGCTAAATTCGGCAAAGGGTCCTAATCATGTATCAAACAAAGGGAATAAGCACATTCGGAAGATAGATTCGTCTTCTGATTCAAAATCACAGGAAGAGGAGTCTTCTACCGTTTCACCATTGTCTGGAAGAACAGAAACGTTGAACACAGATTCAAATGGTAACGCGGTTGTGTCAGAAACCTTTCCCAAGCAAGATGATTCAACGCTATCCTCCTTTAGTGAAATTAACGAGAAACCACAAAGAACTGCTAAAGTCGTTGCTATTCTTACTTTGGATACACGAAGTAATCATACCAGTAAAGCTTCTAGTTCCGTTCATACAAGGACATCTAATTGCAATTCGTCTGAcacgaaaaataataaaaaaaacgcCGATTCTAATTCCAATTCCACATCTGATTCGTCAGGGAAAAATTGCGTTCTTAGGATTTCAGATGTTACTCCGAATTGTAAAGTAGATGGGTGGTGTGATTCTGGATTGGATACCGGTTCTCGAGATCGTGTTTCCTCTAATGTATTTTCCAACGTAGCAAGTACTTATACCAGTTCCAACAAGGCAGGAAAATCACCGACGTTGAACAAAAATACGTCATTGAATTCTAAACTTAAAACTGATAAGGTTCCGATACAATCAACAGTGATAGCATTGGTTGATTTGGACAACGACTCTAATTACGATTCATCAGATGGGTCAAAGAAATTAAGaaggaaaattaaacgaacacGACTGTCATCATTTGCAAAGCCATTGATAAGTGgaaaaacgaacgaatcaCAAATAGCTGACACGCTAGATGACGAAGAGCAGATACCGCCAATGAAAAAGTCGATTCGTACTCAGCTtactcctcctcctccttcttcgCAAACAACTCAATTGGAAAAATTCAGTAGCGGTACTATATCTTGA